One genomic segment of Hydrocarboniclastica marina includes these proteins:
- the dctP gene encoding TRAP transporter substrate-binding protein DctP, producing the protein MKSFATIRSHLRSAAAIGLVATLALPGFAAAEEKSTTWRVQSHWPSASSSYEDSLVRLKNQIEERTEGRVKLNLHEAGALFKAQETFNAVSRGIVEMGTISPAYAQDKISLAGIASGLPFAFRNVWEAAYFHKGLGFEDMLREEAAKHNVYWSTDKVYPTEMVVKNPINSWEDFTSLKIRSSGALQKFLDDAGASTSYLPGSELYPALDSGVVDGAHWGAAQGAASMSLYEVAKYHVQPALNIAGTDVIIVSQKALDKLSDKDQETIKQILDEQFWFRTNEYQYKERVALSKAMEENGVEINTLPEDVQQRLTKAAQASWDEAGERSENAAEALEKMKSFLRELGYL; encoded by the coding sequence ATGAAATCATTCGCGACCATTCGGAGCCATCTGCGCTCAGCCGCTGCTATCGGGCTGGTGGCCACGCTGGCTCTACCCGGGTTTGCCGCTGCCGAGGAGAAAAGCACCACCTGGCGGGTCCAGTCCCACTGGCCAAGCGCCAGCAGTTCCTACGAGGACAGCCTTGTACGCCTGAAGAACCAGATTGAAGAACGCACCGAAGGCCGGGTAAAGCTTAACCTGCACGAAGCCGGCGCCCTGTTCAAGGCACAGGAAACATTCAACGCGGTCAGCCGCGGAATCGTTGAAATGGGCACGATCTCTCCCGCTTATGCCCAGGACAAAATAAGCCTCGCAGGTATCGCCTCTGGCCTGCCGTTCGCCTTTCGCAATGTCTGGGAAGCCGCCTATTTCCACAAGGGCCTGGGCTTTGAGGATATGCTGCGAGAAGAAGCTGCCAAGCACAATGTGTACTGGTCTACCGACAAGGTCTATCCGACTGAAATGGTCGTTAAAAACCCGATCAACAGCTGGGAAGACTTCACGAGCCTGAAGATTCGTTCGTCAGGTGCCCTGCAGAAGTTTCTTGATGATGCGGGTGCGTCTACCTCTTATCTGCCAGGCAGCGAGCTCTACCCGGCCCTTGATAGCGGCGTTGTCGATGGCGCGCACTGGGGCGCGGCTCAAGGTGCGGCAAGCATGAGCCTGTATGAGGTCGCCAAATATCACGTCCAGCCAGCGCTGAATATCGCCGGTACCGACGTCATCATCGTCAGCCAGAAAGCACTGGACAAGTTGTCCGATAAGGACCAGGAAACAATCAAGCAGATTCTGGACGAGCAGTTCTGGTTCCGTACCAATGAGTATCAATACAAGGAGCGCGTCGCCCTCTCAAAAGCCATGGAAGAGAATGGTGTTGAGATCAATACGCTGCCCGAGGACGTACAGCAGCGTTTGACCAAAGCCGCCCAGGCGTCCTGGGATGAAGCGGGCGAGCGCAGCGAAAACGCAGCAGAAGCGCTCGAAAAAATGAAGAGCTTCTTGCGCGAACTCGGCTACCTCTGA
- a CDS encoding ArsC family reductase has product MITVFGIKNCDTIKKTKAWLEANEVPYQFHDYRKDGIDQALLERLESRLGWEALLNRRGTTWRKLPETVRDNIDRQSALAAMLEQPAMIKRPIVIDDNIASIGFDAANWENTLKA; this is encoded by the coding sequence ATGATTACGGTATTCGGAATAAAGAACTGCGACACTATCAAGAAAACAAAAGCCTGGCTGGAAGCGAACGAAGTACCGTACCAGTTTCATGATTACCGGAAGGACGGCATTGACCAGGCGCTGCTCGAGCGGCTGGAATCCCGGCTCGGCTGGGAAGCACTACTGAATCGCCGGGGCACGACCTGGCGCAAACTCCCGGAAACCGTTCGTGATAATATAGACCGCCAGAGCGCGCTGGCTGCCATGCTGGAGCAGCCGGCCATGATCAAAAGACCGATAGTGATTGACGACAACATCGCATCAATCGGCTTTGACGCGGCCAACTGGGAAAACACCTTAAAAGCTTAG
- the dapC gene encoding succinyldiaminopimelate transaminase: MNPNLNQLHPYPFEKLTRLNQGITPPASLPLISLSIGEPKHPAPQFVLDALTRELAGAAVYPTTRGLPQLRSAIASWANNRFNLASAPLDPEANILPVTGTREALFAIVQALVDRTASPLVVCPNPFYQIYEGAALLAGAEPHYLACRDELDGQPDYDAVPGEIWDRCQVLFLCSPGNPNGAVASLAQLQKLIHLADAHDFVIAADECYSEIYPPAGTPPVGLLEACASLGRNDYNRCLAFHSLSKRSNLPGLRSGFVAGDAGLLSQFLRYRTYQGCAMPVHHQHASIAAWGDETHVQQNRAAYQAKFDAVVPILQEVLDVKAPQAGFYLWPRTPGSDEAFAQDLLQHCGVAVLPGRYLSRDIAGDNPGAGRVRMAMVAPLEECVEAAKRIRDFLRSQ, translated from the coding sequence ATGAATCCGAACCTGAACCAGCTCCACCCCTACCCGTTCGAAAAACTGACCAGGCTCAACCAGGGAATCACGCCTCCTGCCAGCCTGCCGCTGATTTCGCTCTCAATTGGCGAGCCCAAGCATCCAGCGCCGCAGTTCGTGCTCGATGCACTAACGCGAGAGCTGGCTGGGGCCGCGGTTTACCCAACGACCCGAGGCCTACCCCAGCTACGGAGCGCCATCGCCAGTTGGGCCAATAATCGGTTTAACCTTGCCAGTGCGCCGCTCGATCCTGAAGCGAACATCCTGCCGGTGACGGGTACGCGCGAAGCCCTGTTTGCGATTGTCCAGGCCCTGGTCGACCGCACCGCTTCGCCACTGGTGGTCTGCCCTAACCCGTTCTACCAGATTTACGAAGGTGCAGCGCTGCTTGCTGGTGCCGAGCCTCACTACCTGGCCTGCCGCGATGAACTTGACGGGCAGCCAGACTATGACGCCGTACCCGGGGAGATCTGGGACCGCTGCCAGGTGCTGTTTCTGTGCTCGCCGGGCAACCCTAACGGTGCGGTGGCGTCACTGGCACAGCTACAGAAGCTTATTCACCTGGCCGATGCCCATGATTTCGTGATCGCAGCGGACGAGTGTTATTCCGAGATCTATCCGCCGGCGGGGACACCGCCTGTAGGGCTGCTCGAAGCGTGCGCCTCATTGGGACGGAATGATTACAACCGCTGTCTGGCATTCCACAGTCTTTCCAAACGCAGCAACCTGCCCGGCCTGCGCTCGGGATTCGTTGCCGGTGATGCCGGACTGCTGTCGCAGTTTCTGCGTTACCGTACCTATCAGGGCTGCGCCATGCCCGTTCACCACCAGCACGCGAGCATTGCCGCCTGGGGCGACGAGACCCACGTTCAGCAGAACCGCGCGGCCTACCAGGCCAAGTTCGATGCGGTTGTGCCTATTCTTCAGGAGGTGCTCGACGTCAAGGCACCCCAGGCCGGGTTTTATCTGTGGCCGAGAACGCCCGGCAGCGATGAGGCTTTTGCCCAGGATCTGCTTCAACACTGTGGCGTTGCAGTATTGCCGGGACGCTACCTTTCCCGGGACATAGCCGGCGACAACCCTGGCGCCGGGCGCGTGCGTATGGCGATGGTTGCCCCGCTTGAGGAGTGTGTCGAGGCGGCAAAGCGCATTCGGGACTTCCTGCGCAGCCAGTGA
- a CDS encoding TRAP transporter small permease subunit translates to MAFQSVRVRARFLSIDALEKNMRPIHAFMNGVSRLNDFIGRWVAILVFAMFVLLLLEVFMRYVMASPTAWTNELTQLLFGVYAVMAGGYVMVHRGHVNVDLLYSHLSRRAQAGVDIFTSIIFFIFMGAVLYFGTDMALESIRGLETSYSAWNPPIWPAKTAIPVAALLLLLQGVVKLLEDIMIALNLEPPVRHTDVKSHDNNPEAL, encoded by the coding sequence ATGGCTTTCCAGTCAGTCCGGGTTCGGGCCCGGTTTCTTTCTATTGACGCCCTGGAGAAAAACATGCGCCCAATCCATGCGTTTATGAATGGGGTCAGCCGACTGAACGATTTTATCGGCCGTTGGGTGGCAATACTGGTCTTTGCAATGTTTGTACTGCTGCTTCTGGAAGTCTTCATGCGTTACGTGATGGCGTCCCCTACGGCCTGGACAAACGAACTGACACAACTGCTGTTCGGCGTCTACGCCGTTATGGCCGGGGGCTACGTCATGGTCCATCGCGGCCACGTTAACGTCGACCTCCTCTACAGTCATCTTTCACGACGTGCCCAGGCTGGCGTGGATATCTTTACCTCGATCATCTTCTTCATTTTCATGGGAGCCGTGCTTTATTTCGGTACTGACATGGCCCTTGAGTCCATTCGCGGGCTGGAGACGTCGTACTCCGCCTGGAACCCGCCGATCTGGCCGGCAAAAACAGCGATACCGGTAGCGGCGCTTTTACTGCTGCTACAGGGCGTCGTCAAACTGCTTGAGGATATTATGATCGCGCTTAACCTCGAGCCGCCTGTCCGTCATACCGACGTGAAGAGCCACGACAATAACCCGGAGGCGTTGTAA
- the dapD gene encoding 2,3,4,5-tetrahydropyridine-2,6-dicarboxylate N-succinyltransferase, whose amino-acid sequence MSFAFGIGIGTQNKQRSWLEVYYQDPLYMPDPDLVDTAREALGQKAGNVAIELDKAQLEKLVTALEQGGFEEQARLAKRCLKSVRPVVVTLLDSDDTAATTPEVYLKLHLLSHRLVKPHQVNLQGIFALLPNLAWTSEGAIDLDELPSRQLKARSEDRVLEVKSVDKFPQMTDYVVPRGVRIADTARVRLGAYIGEGTTVMHEGFVNFNAGTEGKSMIEGRISAGVIVGEGSDLGGGCSTMGTLSGGGNIVISIGKNCLLGANAGVGIPLGDRCTVEAGLYLTSGTKVAVLDDQNRTAKTVKARDLAGQSDLLFRRNSENGAVECKTNRTAIELNEVLHANN is encoded by the coding sequence ATGAGCTTTGCATTCGGCATCGGCATCGGCACCCAGAACAAACAACGCAGCTGGCTTGAGGTTTACTATCAGGATCCGCTGTACATGCCGGATCCCGACCTCGTCGACACAGCACGGGAGGCGCTGGGCCAGAAGGCTGGCAATGTCGCCATCGAGCTCGATAAAGCCCAACTGGAGAAACTGGTTACAGCGCTTGAGCAAGGTGGCTTTGAGGAGCAGGCCAGGTTGGCCAAGCGTTGCCTGAAAAGCGTCCGCCCTGTCGTGGTGACCCTGCTCGACAGCGACGACACCGCTGCGACTACGCCCGAGGTCTACCTGAAGCTGCACTTGCTCTCGCACCGTCTGGTCAAACCGCATCAGGTCAACCTTCAGGGGATCTTCGCACTGCTCCCCAACCTGGCCTGGACCAGTGAAGGCGCGATAGATCTGGATGAGCTGCCCTCGCGTCAGCTCAAAGCCCGCTCCGAAGACCGGGTGCTCGAAGTTAAATCTGTCGATAAGTTCCCCCAGATGACCGACTACGTCGTTCCGCGCGGGGTAAGAATCGCAGACACTGCACGCGTGCGCCTGGGTGCCTACATCGGCGAAGGAACCACCGTCATGCACGAGGGTTTCGTCAATTTCAATGCCGGCACCGAAGGCAAGTCGATGATCGAGGGGCGCATCTCCGCCGGCGTCATTGTTGGCGAAGGGTCGGATCTCGGCGGAGGCTGCTCAACCATGGGCACACTATCCGGGGGCGGTAACATTGTCATATCCATTGGCAAAAACTGCCTGCTCGGTGCAAACGCAGGTGTCGGCATACCTCTTGGAGACCGCTGCACTGTGGAAGCCGGGTTGTATCTGACCTCCGGCACCAAGGTCGCCGTGCTCGACGACCAGAACCGCACCGCCAAAACGGTGAAAGCACGGGATCTCGCCGGCCAGTCCGACCTGCTGTTCCGTCGCAACTCAGAGAATGGCGCTGTGGAATGCAAAACCAACCGCACGGCAATAGAACTGAATGAGGTCCTGCACGCCAACAACTGA
- a CDS encoding TRAP transporter large permease: MSIEITTLLFFAALLFFLVLGLPLTFVLGGVSVIFLYFTWGIDSFYMVTSQMWGTMESFTLVAIPLFVFMAMILERTGVAKDLYRMMHLWCGGLRGGLAIGTLGICAIFGAMVGISGAAVVAMGTIALPAMLERGYDKKMVLGCINTGGGWGILIPPSILMILYAMITGVSVGKMFAAGVLPGILLMVLTVIYIVVRCYFQPHLAPALPEDERATWPEKLRALRAVLLPIGIVVMVLGSIVGGITTPTEAAAMGVLGALISAAVYGKFNWPLMHEAALRTFKLTGMIMWILFAAHAFSAAYQGMGAQELIEGMMTSLPGGPWGIIITMMLIVFLLAMVLDPVGIMLITLPVFMPIVASLGFDPIWFGILFVINMEIGYMTPPFGFNLFYLKGIVPPSITMGDIYKSVVPFVLVEIVGLALIMIFPEIATYLPDLLF; encoded by the coding sequence ATGAGCATTGAGATTACAACCCTGCTCTTTTTCGCGGCGCTGCTGTTCTTCCTGGTGCTGGGCCTGCCGCTGACGTTCGTATTGGGTGGTGTATCCGTTATCTTCCTGTACTTCACCTGGGGCATTGACTCGTTTTATATGGTGACCTCGCAGATGTGGGGCACCATGGAGAGTTTCACCCTGGTGGCGATTCCGCTATTTGTTTTCATGGCGATGATTCTGGAGCGCACCGGCGTCGCCAAAGACCTGTACCGCATGATGCACCTTTGGTGTGGTGGCCTTCGCGGTGGCCTGGCCATCGGCACGCTGGGTATCTGCGCTATTTTTGGCGCCATGGTCGGCATCAGCGGCGCTGCGGTGGTCGCCATGGGCACGATCGCCCTGCCCGCAATGCTGGAACGCGGCTACGACAAAAAGATGGTCCTCGGCTGCATCAATACCGGTGGCGGCTGGGGCATTCTCATTCCGCCCAGCATCCTGATGATCCTCTACGCCATGATCACTGGTGTCTCAGTCGGCAAGATGTTTGCGGCCGGCGTGTTGCCGGGCATCTTGCTGATGGTCCTCACGGTTATCTACATCGTCGTGCGCTGCTACTTTCAGCCGCACCTGGCGCCCGCACTACCTGAAGATGAGCGCGCGACCTGGCCCGAAAAGTTGCGGGCGTTGCGGGCGGTACTGCTGCCCATTGGCATTGTCGTGATGGTGCTGGGCTCCATTGTTGGCGGTATCACCACGCCAACCGAAGCCGCCGCGATGGGTGTCCTTGGCGCCCTGATTTCCGCTGCGGTCTACGGTAAGTTCAACTGGCCTTTGATGCATGAAGCCGCGCTACGCACCTTCAAGCTCACCGGTATGATCATGTGGATCCTGTTCGCCGCCCACGCATTCAGCGCGGCCTACCAGGGCATGGGCGCCCAGGAACTCATCGAAGGCATGATGACCTCACTGCCGGGCGGTCCGTGGGGCATTATCATCACCATGATGCTCATCGTGTTTCTGTTGGCGATGGTGCTGGACCCGGTAGGCATAATGCTGATCACACTACCGGTTTTCATGCCCATCGTTGCGTCTCTTGGATTTGACCCGATCTGGTTCGGCATTCTCTTTGTGATAAACATGGAAATCGGCTACATGACGCCGCCGTTCGGCTTCAACCTGTTCTATCTCAAGGGCATTGTGCCGCCGTCCATCACCATGGGAGACATCTATAAGTCCGTCGTCCCGTTCGTGCTGGTGGAAATCGTCGGCCTGGCGCTGATCATGATCTTCCCGGAAATCGCGACGTACCTGCCTGACTTGCTGTTCTGA
- a CDS encoding lipase family protein → MKPISPQLASEIADLVYEVRKPVASGRNDLAFSPKMLNAFDFDDTKSRVSGRSGSFISFFQKTSGFALVGHGKNQYRGHHVIAVRGSKTGHDWLTNGNVGLSTSIGGSAVHSGFNQTFGSMRSALDGLLSPHLASSMAEGVHCVGHSLGGALASLIGQWINHRYRKPVNIYTFGAPRVGMEGFAASSTSAAFAHYRCTHGADPVPNIPLWPFVHAPTNGFEYRLDTGTGISPGAHGMGDSAVPGYRNTARTGDWSGLRQNSLDYLRTPVRLDYERRMEASFSGYWADRISAALITLLKDAGYYSAVLLQAKIGTTLTLYDMLARTLEKIAAAAANFSSQVRGLLGHMLVFAGYVATRVADLTYSFIRWVFDRTTSALYRAVRQAIDRNEQ, encoded by the coding sequence GTGAAACCTATTTCTCCTCAGCTCGCTTCTGAAATCGCCGACTTGGTGTATGAAGTGAGAAAGCCGGTTGCTTCTGGGCGTAATGACCTGGCGTTCAGTCCGAAAATGCTGAATGCTTTTGATTTTGATGATACTAAAAGCAGGGTTTCGGGCCGATCAGGGAGTTTTATTTCCTTCTTCCAGAAAACCTCGGGATTTGCTTTGGTTGGACATGGGAAGAATCAATATCGGGGACACCATGTAATCGCGGTACGCGGAAGTAAAACAGGTCATGACTGGCTGACGAACGGCAACGTCGGGCTCTCCACGAGCATAGGTGGCAGTGCCGTGCACTCCGGATTCAACCAGACTTTTGGAAGCATGAGGTCCGCGCTTGACGGACTGCTTAGCCCACACCTCGCGTCATCAATGGCAGAGGGCGTGCACTGTGTAGGACACAGCCTCGGTGGCGCGCTTGCGTCGTTGATCGGCCAGTGGATTAATCACCGCTATCGCAAACCTGTCAACATTTACACTTTCGGTGCGCCTAGAGTTGGTATGGAGGGATTTGCGGCCAGTTCGACGTCTGCTGCTTTTGCTCACTACCGTTGTACCCACGGTGCAGATCCGGTTCCCAATATCCCGCTGTGGCCATTCGTACACGCCCCCACGAACGGGTTTGAATATCGCCTAGATACTGGTACCGGTATAAGCCCAGGTGCCCACGGCATGGGGGACAGCGCTGTGCCGGGCTATAGAAACACGGCTCGAACGGGGGACTGGTCGGGCCTTCGTCAGAACTCATTGGACTACCTGAGAACGCCCGTCCGGCTCGACTACGAGCGCCGCATGGAAGCAAGCTTCTCTGGATACTGGGCCGACAGGATCTCCGCAGCGCTTATAACGCTACTCAAGGATGCCGGCTATTACTCCGCCGTGTTACTCCAGGCAAAGATCGGCACGACCCTGACGCTCTACGATATGCTTGCCCGAACGCTTGAGAAAATTGCGGCAGCCGCTGCTAATTTCTCCAGCCAGGTTCGTGGCCTGCTCGGCCACATGCTTGTCTTTGCCGGTTACGTCGCGACTCGCGTTGCGGACCTGACCTACAGCTTTATCCGCTGGGTATTTGATCGCACCACCAGTGCATTATATCGGGCTGTACGCCAGGCAATTGATCGGAATGAGCAATAG
- a CDS encoding carboxypeptidase-like regulatory domain-containing protein has protein sequence MSSKHTGIRLRLYIIAPVFLMLLASEGSADMFGWFKRYEVALCPEIQGRLSLAGEPLKGVKVLREVMYDKAHVQSTLTDENGSFRFPSISTRSGTPGKLFDETRIRQVVVAEHGSSNVLLWLYTTGNTTNDAVIANKLSSLKCDLADKEIHQHFPKEGDGDQTYNIKSACRW, from the coding sequence ATGAGCTCTAAACATACGGGCATCAGGCTACGGCTATACATTATTGCGCCCGTTTTTCTAATGCTGCTGGCGAGCGAGGGGTCCGCTGATATGTTCGGTTGGTTCAAGCGATATGAAGTTGCCCTTTGTCCCGAAATACAAGGAAGGCTTTCCTTGGCCGGCGAGCCTTTGAAGGGCGTGAAAGTCCTGCGTGAAGTGATGTACGACAAAGCGCATGTTCAGTCAACGTTGACCGATGAAAATGGCTCATTTCGTTTCCCGTCGATTAGTACAAGATCAGGCACACCAGGAAAGTTGTTTGATGAGACTCGGATAAGACAAGTAGTTGTCGCTGAACATGGGAGCAGTAACGTACTGCTTTGGTTATACACAACGGGGAACACAACAAACGATGCCGTGATAGCAAACAAACTGTCCAGTCTAAAATGTGATCTGGCTGATAAGGAAATACACCAGCATTTCCCGAAAGAGGGAGATGGAGACCAGACATACAACATCAAAAGCGCGTGCAGGTGGTGA
- a CDS encoding mannose-1-phosphate guanylyltransferase/mannose-6-phosphate isomerase, whose product MHAVILSGGSGTRLWPLSREAYPKQFLPLVSEETMLAETIKRARNIASCSRTVAITNEEHRFVVAAHLQQQCGENERDIILEPIGRNTAPAIALAALHARAEDKDAVLLVMPSDHALADIDAFARAVQIGERAANEGHLVTFGVVPTHPHTGYGYIRANEGAVSEFSPVGEFVEKPDEATAKAYLDAGNYFWNSGMFMFRADRYLAELKQHRPDILDACEKAWNSQAKDLDFIRVDKDAFAACPEDSIDYAVMEKTSDAVVVPLDAGWSDVGSWSALWEIHERDSDGNVCKGDVIVEDVHDSYIHSEGRLIAAIGITDHVIVETDDVVLVADKNRVQDVKKLVAKVKAQNRLEHRFHKKVHRPWGTYEGVAMDARFQVKRITVNPGCKLSLQKHHHRSEHWVVVSGTAVVTRGEETLMLTEDQSTYIPLGVTHRLENPGVIPLQLIEVQTGSYLGEDDIVRFEDTYNRV is encoded by the coding sequence ATGCATGCAGTAATTCTCTCTGGTGGCTCAGGCACCAGACTCTGGCCGCTCTCCCGTGAAGCCTATCCCAAACAGTTTCTGCCCCTCGTATCCGAAGAAACGATGCTCGCGGAGACAATCAAACGCGCCCGTAACATCGCCAGTTGTTCGCGTACCGTTGCTATTACCAACGAGGAACACCGGTTTGTGGTTGCGGCCCATCTACAGCAGCAGTGTGGTGAGAACGAGCGGGACATTATCCTTGAGCCAATCGGCAGGAATACCGCGCCGGCGATCGCGCTGGCGGCGCTACATGCCCGGGCTGAAGATAAAGACGCCGTATTGCTTGTGATGCCGTCGGACCACGCCCTTGCGGATATTGATGCCTTTGCACGCGCGGTCCAGATTGGCGAACGGGCGGCGAACGAAGGGCACCTGGTTACTTTCGGCGTCGTACCGACGCATCCGCACACCGGCTACGGCTATATACGGGCCAACGAAGGGGCGGTATCAGAGTTCTCGCCCGTTGGCGAGTTTGTTGAAAAGCCCGACGAGGCCACCGCAAAAGCCTACCTGGATGCCGGCAACTACTTCTGGAACAGCGGCATGTTCATGTTCCGGGCCGACCGCTACCTTGCTGAACTGAAGCAGCACCGGCCGGACATTCTGGACGCCTGTGAGAAAGCCTGGAACAGCCAGGCAAAGGATCTCGACTTTATCCGGGTCGACAAAGATGCGTTCGCGGCCTGCCCTGAGGACTCGATCGACTACGCCGTGATGGAAAAGACCAGCGACGCAGTGGTTGTGCCGCTCGACGCGGGGTGGAGTGATGTGGGCTCCTGGTCGGCATTGTGGGAGATTCACGAACGTGACTCGGATGGAAACGTCTGTAAAGGCGACGTTATTGTCGAGGATGTGCACGATTCCTACATTCACTCCGAAGGCCGTCTGATTGCAGCCATAGGCATAACTGATCACGTTATTGTTGAGACTGACGATGTAGTACTGGTTGCTGACAAGAACCGGGTACAGGACGTCAAGAAGCTGGTTGCCAAGGTCAAGGCGCAGAACCGCCTTGAACACCGCTTTCACAAAAAGGTACACCGCCCCTGGGGCACGTACGAAGGCGTGGCCATGGACGCTCGCTTCCAGGTCAAGCGTATTACCGTTAATCCGGGCTGCAAGCTGTCCCTGCAGAAACACCATCACCGCTCCGAGCATTGGGTTGTGGTCAGCGGCACGGCAGTGGTAACGCGAGGGGAAGAGACCTTGATGTTGACGGAGGATCAGTCGACCTACATACCCCTGGGTGTTACACATCGATTGGAAAACCCTGGTGTGATTCCCCTGCAGTTGATAGAAGTACAAACAGGCAGTTATCTCGGTGAGGACGATATCGTACGGTTTGAGGACACCTATAATCGGGTTTAG
- a CDS encoding cold-shock protein codes for MKWFNVKKGFGFITRDSGDDVFVHFRAIEGEGRRVLRQGQRVSFVVVEANKGLQADQVEVIGE; via the coding sequence GTGAAGTGGTTTAACGTCAAAAAAGGTTTTGGCTTTATCACCCGCGATTCAGGCGACGATGTTTTTGTTCACTTTCGTGCGATCGAAGGGGAAGGGCGCCGGGTACTGCGCCAGGGCCAACGTGTCAGTTTCGTCGTGGTAGAGGCCAACAAAGGTCTCCAGGCTGATCAGGTTGAGGTCATTGGCGAGTAA
- a CDS encoding SlyX family protein, protein MAGHSENPMQTTNAMARLEARLADMEMRITFQDDLMNTLSDQIANQQQTIQRLFDLNRILREQFENLQDPQSPDMAIEPPPPHY, encoded by the coding sequence ATGGCTGGCCACAGCGAAAATCCAATGCAGACAACTAACGCAATGGCTCGCCTTGAGGCGCGATTGGCGGACATGGAGATGCGCATTACGTTTCAGGACGATCTGATGAACACGCTAAGCGACCAGATTGCCAATCAACAACAAACTATCCAGCGTCTGTTCGACCTGAATCGCATCCTCCGCGAACAGTTCGAAAATCTGCAGGATCCCCAGTCGCCGGATATGGCGATTGAGCCGCCGCCCCCGCATTACTGA
- the dapE gene encoding succinyl-diaminopimelate desuccinylase, with protein sequence MNSPATTLSQTLLLAQALIRRESVTPDDAGCQAMLGERLGALGFTVERMRFGEVENIWARRGTAGPVLAFAGHTDVVPTGPLEDWDLPPFEATLEDGYLFGRGAADMKGSIAAYVTACERFIEQHPDHTGSLAFLITSDEEGPAADGTVKVIEALEGRGEKIDWCLIGEPSSTHSLGDVVKNGRRGSLHGYLTVKGIQGHVAYPHLAENPVHMAAPALGELAETVWDSGNEFFPATTFQITSVQAGTGSNVIPGQLKVTFNFRYCTEVTADDLKQHVRMILDRHGLRYELDWHLSGEPFLTERGPLVEAAVSAIAEVTGTETELSTSGGTSDGRFIAPTGAQVLELGPLNATIHKLNECVRVEDLDNLSLIYQRILERLLTA encoded by the coding sequence ATGAATTCGCCCGCCACAACCCTGTCCCAGACACTGCTGCTTGCCCAAGCGCTTATTCGTCGCGAATCTGTGACACCAGATGATGCCGGATGCCAGGCCATGTTGGGCGAACGCCTGGGGGCATTGGGCTTTACCGTAGAGCGCATGCGTTTCGGCGAGGTGGAGAACATCTGGGCACGCAGAGGCACCGCCGGACCTGTCCTGGCGTTCGCAGGGCATACAGATGTGGTTCCGACCGGGCCGCTTGAAGATTGGGACCTGCCACCCTTCGAGGCGACCCTCGAAGATGGCTACCTCTTTGGCCGCGGCGCAGCGGATATGAAAGGCAGTATTGCCGCCTATGTGACTGCCTGCGAGCGTTTCATCGAACAGCATCCCGATCACACGGGCTCTCTCGCGTTTCTGATCACCAGCGATGAGGAAGGCCCGGCCGCTGACGGCACCGTGAAAGTGATCGAGGCCCTGGAAGGCCGGGGCGAAAAAATCGACTGGTGCCTTATCGGTGAGCCCTCGAGCACCCACTCACTCGGCGATGTAGTTAAAAATGGCCGACGCGGGTCCCTCCACGGTTATCTGACCGTTAAAGGTATCCAGGGCCATGTTGCCTACCCTCACCTTGCGGAAAATCCGGTCCATATGGCAGCCCCTGCCCTGGGCGAGCTGGCGGAAACGGTCTGGGATAGCGGCAATGAGTTTTTCCCGGCGACCACTTTTCAGATAACCAGCGTTCAAGCAGGAACAGGCAGTAATGTTATTCCGGGTCAGCTGAAAGTAACTTTCAATTTCCGTTACTGCACCGAAGTTACCGCCGACGATCTGAAACAACACGTCCGAATGATTCTTGACCGCCACGGCCTGCGCTACGAACTGGACTGGCACCTGAGCGGCGAACCCTTTCTGACTGAGCGAGGGCCACTCGTCGAAGCAGCAGTGAGCGCAATTGCCGAAGTGACCGGAACCGAGACAGAACTGTCGACCTCCGGCGGAACATCGGATGGTCGTTTTATCGCGCCGACTGGCGCTCAAGTTCTCGAGTTGGGACCACTCAACGCCACCATTCACAAGCTCAACGAGTGTGTTCGCGTAGAAGATCTGGACAACCTCTCGCTCATCTACCAGCGCATCCTGGAACGACTGCTGACTGCCTGA